A single window of Nocardioides kongjuensis DNA harbors:
- a CDS encoding iron-containing alcohol dehydrogenase, whose translation MSPEHSETVFTYAAPALKFGRGAAAEVGYDVRDWGARRALLVTDPGVLAAGHAETVAASLRTHGVEVLTYAGARVEPTDASLEEAVAFARGEGPFDAVVAVGGGSAIDTAKAVALLVTNPGELMDYVNAPIGKARAPQQPVLPLAAVPTTTGTGAESTTICVMDVLALKVKTGISHPALRPRLAVVDPALSATQPAGVIAAAGMDILCHALESYTARWYGEFPAKEPQQRVPYCGSNPIADLWSEKAMGMLSGAFRAAVRAAREGDDGGEAAEQMALAATFAGLGFGNAGVHIPHANAYPIAGRVRDFRPADYPQDEAMVPHGMAVALTAPEAFRFTFDAAPERHLRAAQLLSPGVSGSDASVLPGVIASLMRDIGIPNGLAEVGYGAGDVDALVEGALQQQRLLATAPKEVAGEDLATIMTASLEHW comes from the coding sequence GTGAGCCCGGAGCACAGCGAGACCGTCTTCACCTACGCCGCCCCCGCCCTCAAGTTCGGGCGGGGTGCCGCCGCCGAGGTCGGGTACGACGTCCGTGACTGGGGCGCGCGTCGTGCCCTCCTGGTCACCGACCCGGGGGTGCTGGCCGCCGGCCACGCCGAGACGGTCGCGGCCTCGCTGCGCACCCACGGCGTCGAGGTCCTCACCTACGCCGGCGCGCGGGTGGAGCCGACCGACGCCTCCCTGGAGGAGGCGGTCGCGTTCGCCCGCGGCGAGGGTCCGTTCGACGCGGTGGTGGCCGTCGGTGGCGGCTCCGCGATCGACACCGCGAAGGCGGTCGCGCTGCTCGTGACAAACCCGGGCGAGCTGATGGACTACGTCAACGCGCCCATCGGCAAGGCACGGGCCCCTCAGCAGCCGGTGCTGCCGCTGGCCGCCGTACCGACCACGACCGGGACCGGCGCGGAGTCGACCACGATCTGCGTGATGGACGTGCTGGCGCTCAAGGTGAAGACCGGCATCAGCCACCCCGCGCTGCGCCCGCGCCTGGCCGTCGTCGACCCGGCGCTGTCGGCGACCCAGCCCGCGGGCGTGATCGCGGCGGCCGGGATGGACATCCTGTGCCACGCGCTGGAGAGCTACACCGCCCGTTGGTACGGCGAGTTCCCGGCCAAGGAGCCGCAGCAGCGGGTGCCGTACTGCGGCTCGAACCCGATCGCGGACCTGTGGTCGGAGAAGGCGATGGGGATGCTGTCGGGGGCGTTCCGGGCCGCTGTACGCGCGGCGCGCGAGGGCGACGACGGCGGCGAGGCGGCCGAGCAGATGGCGCTCGCGGCGACCTTCGCCGGCCTCGGGTTCGGCAACGCGGGCGTGCACATCCCGCACGCCAACGCCTACCCGATCGCCGGCCGGGTCCGCGACTTCCGCCCCGCCGACTACCCGCAGGACGAGGCGATGGTGCCGCACGGCATGGCCGTCGCGCTCACGGCGCCGGAGGCGTTCCGGTTCACCTTCGACGCCGCGCCCGAGCGGCACCTGCGCGCCGCGCAGCTGCTCTCGCCGGGGGTCTCCGGCTCGGACGCCTCGGTGCTCCCGGGCGTGATCGCGTCGTTGATGCGCGACATCGGGATCCCCAACGGCCTGGCCGAGGTCGGCTACGGCGCCGGCGACGTCGACGCGCTGGTCGAGGGCGCCCTCCAGCAGCAGCGGCTGCTCGCCACCGCGCCCAAGGAGGTGGCCGGCGAGGACCTGGCCACGATCATGACAGCCTCGCTCGAGCACTGGTGA